GAGTTTTTAGGACAAAATGTCGTTAAAAAGCTAGAAAGTCAAGGATTAGTGAATAATATCATTAATAATATTATTTCTCAAGGCGGGTTAAGCGGCGTTTATAATCAAGGTTTAGGGAGCGTGTTGCCGCCCTCTTTACAAAACGCGCTCAAAGAAAACGATTTAGGCGCTCTTTTATCGCCTAGGGGCTTGCATGATTTTTGGCAAAAAGGGTATTTTAACTTTTTAAGCAATGGTTATGTTTTTGTCAATAACAGCTCTTTTAGCAACGCTACAGGGGGCAGTTTGAATTTTGTCGCCAACAAGTCTATTATTTTTAATGGCGATAATACGATTGACTTTAGCAAGTATCAAGGCACATTGATTTTTGCTTCTAATGATGTTTCCAATATCAATATCACCACCCTAAACGCTACGAATGGCTTAAGCCTTAATGCGGGTTTGAATAACGTGAGCGTTCAAAAAGGGGAAATTTGTGTCAATTTAGCCAGTTGCCCCACAACCAAAAACAGCTCTTCTACAAACTCTAGCGTAACCCCCACTAATGAATCTTTAAGCGTGCACGCTAATAACTTCACTTTCTTAGGCACAATCGCTTCTAATGGGGCTATTGATTTGTCTCAAGTAACAAATAACAGCGTCATAGGCACGCTCAATCTTAATGAAAATGCGACCTTGCAAGCCAATAATTTAACGATCACTAACGCTTTTAACAACGCCTCTAACTCTACGACCAATATTAATGGTAATTTCACCTTAAACCAACAAGCGACTTTAAGCACTAACGCCAATGGTTTGAATGTCATGGGGAATTTTAACAGCTATGGCGATTTGGTGTTTAACCTTAGCCATTCAGCTAGCCATGCCATTATCAACGCTCAAGGCAGTGCGACAATCATGGCTAATGACAATAACCCTTTAATCCAGTTCAACACTTCTTCAAAAGAAACAGGCACTTACACGCTTATTGATAGCGCTAAGGCCATTTATTACGGCTATAACGACCAAATCACAGGAGGCAGTAGCCTAGATAATTACCTTAAGCTTTACACGCTCATTGATATTAATGGCAAGCACATGGTGATGAGCGACAACGGCTTAACCTATAACGGGCAAGCCGTGAGCATTAAAGATGGCGGTTTAGTTGTAGGCTTTAAGGACTCTCAAAATCAATATATTTACACTTCCATTCTTTATAATAAAGTGAAAATCGCTGTTTCTAATGATCCTATCAATAACCTACAAGCCCCCACTTTAAAACAATATATCGCTCAAATTCAGGGCGTTCAAAGCGTGGATAGTATTGATCAAGTTGGAGGCAGTCAAGCGATTAATTGGCTCAATAAAATCTTTGAAACTAAGGGAAGCCCTTTATTCGCTCCCTATTATTTAGAGAGCCACTCCACAAAAGATTTAACCACGATCGCTGGAGATATTGCTAACACTTTAGAAGTCATCGCTAACCCTGATTTTAAAAATGACGCCACCAATATTTTACAGATCAACACCTACACGCAGCAAATGAGCCGTTTAGCCAAGCTCTCTGACACTTCAACTTTCGCTCGTTCTGATTTCTTGGAACGCTTAGAAGCCCTTAAAAACAAGCGATTCGCTGATGCGATCCCTAACGCTATGGATGTGATTTTAAAATACTCTCAAAGAAACAGAGTCAAAAATAATGTGTGGGCGACAGGAGTTGGAGGGGCTAGTTTTATTAATGGAGGCACTGGGACTTTATATGGTATCAATGTAGGGTATGACCGATTTATTAAGGGCGTGATTGTGGGGGGTTATGCCGCTTATGGGTATAGCGGGTTTCATGCAAACATCACTCAATCAGGCTCTAGCAATGTCAATATAGGTGTTTATAGCCGAGCGTTTATCAAAAGAAGCGAATTAACGATGAGCTTGAATGAGACTTGGGGATACAATAAAACTTTCATCAACTCTTATGACCCACTACTCTCAATCATCAATCAGTCTTATAAATACGACACTTGGACGACTGACGCTAAAATCAATTATGGCTATGACTTCATGTTTAAAGATAAAAGCGTTATTTTTAAACCCCAAGTAGGCTTAGCCTATTATTACATTGGCCTATCCAGTTTAAGGGGTATTATGGATGATCCTATTTACAACCAATTCAGAGCCAATGCTGACCCTAATAAAAAATCCGTTCTAACGATCAATTTTGCCCTAGAAAGTCGGCACTACTTCAATAAAAACTCTTATTATTTTGTGATTGCGGATGTGGGCAGAGATTTATTCATTAATTCTATGGGGGATAAAATGGTGCGTTTTATTGGTAATAACACCCTAAGCTATAGAGATGGTGGCAGATACAACACTTTTGCTAGCATTATCACAGGCGGGGAGATAAGGTTATTCAAAACCTTTTATGTGAATGCGGGCATTGGGGCTAGGTTTGGGCTTGATTATAAAGATATTAATATCACCGGAAATATTGGTATGCGCTATGCTTTTTAATGGTATCATTAAGCCCATTTTTAACAAGCCCAATTCATAGCAGGATCAACCATGCAAAAAACCTTATTTTCTTTTTTATCTTTATCTTTATTTTTATCTTTTGGTATCGCTGAAGAAAATGGGGCGTATGCGAGCGTGGGGTTTGAATATTCCATTAGTCATGCTGTTGAGCATAATAACCCTTTTTTGAATCAAGAACGCATCCAAATCATTTCTAACGCTCAAAACAAAATCTACAAACTCAATCAAGTTAAAAATGAAATCACAAACATGCAAAACACCTTTAATTACATCAACAACGCTTTAAAAAACAACTCCAAATTAACCCCCACTGAAATGCAAGCCGAGCAATACTACCTCCAATCCACCCTTCAAAACATTGAAAAAATAGTCATGCTTAGTGGGGGCGTTGCATCTAACCCCCAATTAGCCCAAGCGTTGGAAAAAATGCAAGAACCCATTACTAACCCTTTAGAATTAGCAGAAAACTTAAAAAATTTAGAATTGCAATTCGCTCAATCTCAAAACCGCATGCTTTCTTCTTTGTCTTCTCAGATCGCTGCAATTTCAAATTCTTTGAACGCGCTGGATCCTAGCTCTTATTCTAAAAACATTTCAAGCATGTATGGGGTGAGTTTGAGCGTAGGGTATAAGCATTTCTTTAGCAAGAAAAAAAATCAAGGGTTTCGCTATTACCTGTTCTATGACTATGGTTACACTAATTTTGGTTTTGTGGGTAATGGCTTTGATGGTTTAGGCAAAATGAATAACCATCTCTATGGGCTTGGAATAGACTATCTTTATAATTTCATTGATAACGCAAAAAAACATTCGAGCGTGGGTTTTTATATAGGCTTTGCTTTAGCGGGGAGTTCGTGGGTAGGGAGTGGTTTAGGCATGTGGGTGAGTCAAAGGGATTTTATCAACAATTATTTGACGGGTTATCAAGCTAAAATGCACACGAGTTTTTTTCAAATCCCTTTGAATTTTGGGGTTCGTGTGAATGTTAATAGGCACAATGGCTTTGAAATGGGCTTGAAAATCCCTTTAGCAGTCAATTCCTTTTATGAAACGCATGGCAAAGGGTTAAACGCTTCCCTCTTTTTCAAACGCCTTGTCATGTTTAATGTGAGTTATGTTTATAGTTTTTAGGGGGGGGTAGAAATAAGCACCCCCTTAAATGTTTTAGCGTATCGCAATCTTTGAATTTTAAAAACTAGATTTAGTTTTTTTGCCTCAAATGATGGACGCTCTCGCCCCCAAGACCATAATTATTAGAATCAACCTCATCTATAATGACCACAATAGAAGCCTTATTTTTGTTTAACACCTTAACCATCAA
The Helicobacter pylori genome window above contains:
- the hopJ gene encoding Hop family outer membrane protein HopJ/HopK, producing the protein MQKTLFSFLSLSLFLSFGIAEENGAYASVGFEYSISHAVEHNNPFLNQERIQIISNAQNKIYKLNQVKNEITNMQNTFNYINNALKNNSKLTPTEMQAEQYYLQSTLQNIEKIVMLSGGVASNPQLAQALEKMQEPITNPLELAENLKNLELQFAQSQNRMLSSLSSQIAAISNSLNALDPSSYSKNISSMYGVSLSVGYKHFFSKKKNQGFRYYLFYDYGYTNFGFVGNGFDGLGKMNNHLYGLGIDYLYNFIDNAKKHSSVGFYIGFALAGSSWVGSGLGMWVSQRDFINNYLTGYQAKMHTSFFQIPLNFGVRVNVNRHNGFEMGLKIPLAVNSFYETHGKGLNASLFFKRLVMFNVSYVYSF
- a CDS encoding 2-hydroxymuconate tautomerase family protein, encoding MPFINIKLVPENGGPTNEQKQQLIEEVSNLMVKVLNKNKASIVVIIDEVDSNNYGLGGESVHHLRQKN